From a region of the Salinispira pacifica genome:
- a CDS encoding TrkA-related ion transporter, with protein sequence MKFVRGDIASEIILRRSNILAARSCIIIPDESGGKSFLAADDKTILSALAVKSIHPELPLSAQVIHDQNSTHLQRAQVDEIIFGDEILRHIISSSTVMHGIPGLLKELLDPNSSKRLHLEPIPVSYSGKSFKEFAMNYLEEDRGICIGVLSEEKSMSLVDILSEDSSGIDAFIKKKFTEAEINLENEQEVTLQINVNPDPGYKIHPDDSAFVIGGLE encoded by the coding sequence ATGAAATTTGTGCGGGGAGATATCGCCAGCGAAATCATTCTTCGAAGAAGTAATATCCTGGCGGCCCGAAGCTGCATTATCATCCCCGATGAATCCGGAGGTAAGTCGTTTCTCGCAGCGGATGACAAAACCATTCTTTCGGCTCTTGCGGTGAAAAGCATACATCCGGAACTACCCCTCAGTGCGCAGGTGATCCATGATCAAAATTCCACCCATCTGCAGCGTGCCCAGGTGGACGAGATTATATTCGGAGATGAAATTCTCAGGCATATTATCAGCAGCAGTACGGTAATGCACGGCATCCCCGGCCTTCTGAAAGAACTGCTGGATCCCAATTCCAGCAAGCGGCTTCACCTTGAACCCATCCCTGTATCCTATTCAGGAAAAAGTTTTAAAGAGTTTGCCATGAATTATCTGGAAGAGGACAGGGGAATTTGCATCGGAGTTCTCAGCGAAGAGAAATCCATGAGCCTGGTGGATATTCTCAGCGAAGACTCTTCGGGCATCGATGCATTTATCAAGAAGAAGTTCACAGAGGCGGAGATCAACCTGGAAAACGAACAGGAAGTCACTCTTCAGATCAATGTAAATCCCGACCCCGGCTACAAAATACATCCCGATGATTCGGCCTTCGTTATAGGAGGTCTGGAATGA
- a CDS encoding zinc ribbon domain-containing protein has protein sequence MSKVHFFCEHCGKEVKARDKVCPHCGKFFSQVRCPECDYQGPAEHFIMGCPQCGYSGHGKIEAVYEDVELSEMKKKTPGYLKKSSSPIPDWVFALVGVLFLAAFVGLVIVYMVTR, from the coding sequence GTGTCGAAGGTTCATTTTTTCTGCGAACATTGCGGTAAAGAGGTAAAAGCCAGGGATAAGGTCTGCCCTCATTGCGGAAAGTTTTTCTCCCAGGTCAGGTGTCCTGAATGTGATTATCAGGGACCGGCGGAGCATTTTATTATGGGCTGTCCTCAATGCGGTTACAGCGGACACGGCAAAATCGAAGCCGTCTACGAGGATGTGGAGCTCAGTGAGATGAAGAAAAAGACACCGGGATATTTAAAGAAATCATCAAGCCCTATCCCGGATTGGGTGTTCGCCCTTGTGGGAGTGCTGTTTCTAGCCGCATTTGTCGGCCTGGTGATTGTATACATGGTTACCCGATAA
- the xseB gene encoding exodeoxyribonuclease VII small subunit — MKSFEERLERLEQISNTIRTGDVELQEATKLFEEGIELAKGLEKELSAVEGKIEKLVKAPAGKDEPAVLDLFPELDNFTGEEE; from the coding sequence ATGAAATCATTTGAAGAACGCCTTGAGCGCCTTGAGCAGATAAGCAATACCATCCGAACAGGGGATGTGGAACTCCAGGAAGCAACCAAGCTATTTGAGGAAGGCATAGAACTGGCCAAGGGACTGGAAAAAGAACTTTCCGCAGTGGAGGGGAAAATCGAGAAGCTGGTGAAAGCTCCCGCAGGAAAAGACGAACCCGCCGTATTGGATCTCTTTCCCGAGCTGGATAACTTTACCGGTGAAGAAGAATAG
- a CDS encoding cytidylyltransferase domain-containing protein, giving the protein MFSDTLNRRSGVFLQARLGSSRLPHKILLDLQGRTVLEHAMRRLSLVHADVHAVLTDSHSYPVLNKICSSVPGWECFEGPAEDVLARYVFAARHFAVDTIIRATADNPLVSFRLANLLLEYRGADEPGKTERTSNTGVPRNSGSRLPDYLAHSGIPYGCGVECVSSEALEQAFIDSVDPYDHEHVCPYIYKHPHKFHIRTLAAPREFQGADLRLTLDTREDYRYLAGLFRNQDMDSLPDLPSILKNIYTLAV; this is encoded by the coding sequence ATGTTTTCTGATACTCTGAATCGTCGCAGCGGAGTTTTTCTCCAGGCCCGCCTGGGTTCAAGCCGGCTGCCTCATAAAATACTTCTGGACCTGCAGGGCCGTACAGTCCTGGAGCATGCCATGCGCCGGCTGTCTCTGGTACATGCAGACGTTCATGCAGTGCTCACCGACAGCCACAGTTACCCGGTTCTCAATAAAATCTGCAGTTCAGTTCCCGGCTGGGAATGTTTTGAGGGCCCCGCCGAGGATGTTCTGGCCAGGTATGTATTTGCGGCCAGGCATTTTGCGGTGGATACCATCATTCGCGCCACCGCCGATAATCCGCTGGTAAGCTTTCGACTGGCTAATCTGTTACTCGAGTACCGCGGAGCTGACGAGCCCGGGAAGACCGAGAGAACTTCCAACACGGGAGTTCCCCGAAACTCCGGCAGCAGGCTCCCTGATTACCTGGCCCACAGCGGCATACCATACGGCTGCGGGGTTGAATGCGTGAGCTCTGAAGCCCTTGAGCAGGCCTTTATTGACTCGGTGGATCCCTATGATCACGAGCATGTGTGTCCGTATATCTACAAACATCCTCACAAGTTCCACATACGCACTCTGGCGGCTCCCCGTGAATTTCAGGGAGCCGACCTTCGGCTCACTTTGGATACCCGGGAGGATTATCGCTATCTCGCCGGTCTGTTCCGAAACCAGGATATGGATTCTCTGCCGGACCTCCCTTCCATTCTCAAAAACATCTATACACTGGCGGTCTGA
- a CDS encoding cyclic nucleotide-binding domain-containing protein — translation MTKVSRSEFQTLKKINILKDLDEEELKIVIDRTRRVEAPSGMVIMEEGSMGDTMYFFVNGVVDITKSLTLKIDRKGFENVEKSMIKLDSNVVSFFGEMALIEESTRSANVTASTDCLLLEINKEDFEDICDQHPAVGLKMLRRISQVLSRNVRKGNEDVLKLTTALSIALSRT, via the coding sequence ATGACCAAGGTAAGCAGGTCTGAATTCCAGACCCTGAAGAAAATCAATATTCTGAAAGACCTGGATGAGGAAGAGCTGAAAATCGTAATAGACCGGACCCGGAGAGTGGAAGCCCCATCGGGAATGGTGATTATGGAAGAGGGAAGCATGGGAGATACCATGTATTTCTTCGTGAACGGCGTTGTGGATATTACCAAATCCCTCACCCTGAAGATCGATCGGAAGGGATTCGAAAACGTGGAGAAGTCCATGATCAAGCTGGATTCCAATGTGGTTTCCTTTTTCGGGGAAATGGCCCTTATCGAAGAATCAACCCGGAGCGCCAATGTGACCGCATCCACCGACTGTCTTTTGCTGGAAATCAACAAGGAAGATTTCGAGGATATTTGTGATCAGCATCCTGCGGTGGGCTTGAAAATGCTCAGAAGAATTTCCCAGGTGTTGAGCCGCAATGTCCGCAAGGGCAATGAGGATGTGCTGAAGCTCACCACTGCCTTGAGCATCGCCCTCTCCAGAACATAA
- the xseA gene encoding exodeoxyribonuclease VII large subunit, translated as MNETVQRPYTVSQLTREIKLMLEGSYPQVLLEGEISNFRPASSGHWYFSIKDEDAMIQAVMFRGAQRSVSMMPSDGQMVKVRGNISVYAKRGNYQIICTSLEASGEGRILQMLEERKRRLAAEGLFSQEEKKPLPGFPRRVAVLSSESGAAVRDIIRVIRRRAPWMDVVVINIPVQGEKAAETICRQLAMADEHTLGDVIIIGRGGGSLEDLLPFSDEAVVRSIRACSTPVISAVGHEIDWALSDFAADVRAPTPSAAAEMLCVNAEELRSRVLTAGRVIIQSFGELRRRMIIALKPFRPELLEDSFRRLTQPHQLALDDNRERLLEGMQRYLERRKTRLEGAFRELKACDPYDVLNRGYAIVRDHENRVVSRAGALKTGSDIRVQFRDGMAEGNIRNINTNAGINTETTATKNARKTDRKTDRKTAKKTDRNKTEDNE; from the coding sequence ATGAATGAAACTGTACAACGGCCGTACACGGTCTCGCAACTCACCAGAGAAATCAAGCTGATGCTGGAAGGCTCCTATCCTCAGGTTCTCCTTGAGGGGGAGATCAGCAATTTCCGTCCCGCATCCAGCGGACACTGGTATTTCAGCATCAAGGATGAAGACGCCATGATTCAGGCCGTGATGTTCCGGGGGGCTCAGCGTTCGGTGAGCATGATGCCCTCCGACGGTCAGATGGTAAAGGTGCGGGGAAATATCTCCGTATATGCAAAACGGGGAAACTACCAGATTATCTGCACATCCCTGGAAGCGTCCGGCGAAGGCCGGATTCTCCAAATGCTGGAGGAACGGAAACGCAGGCTGGCCGCCGAAGGACTGTTCAGTCAGGAGGAGAAGAAGCCGCTGCCGGGATTTCCCCGGCGGGTTGCCGTTCTCAGCTCCGAGTCCGGGGCTGCGGTGAGGGATATTATCAGGGTGATCCGCCGGAGAGCACCATGGATGGATGTGGTGGTAATCAATATTCCGGTGCAGGGGGAAAAAGCCGCCGAGACCATATGCCGGCAGCTGGCCATGGCCGATGAGCACACCCTGGGGGATGTGATCATCATCGGCCGGGGCGGAGGAAGCCTGGAGGACCTTCTGCCCTTCAGCGACGAGGCGGTGGTCCGCAGTATCCGGGCCTGTTCCACGCCGGTAATTTCCGCCGTGGGCCACGAAATCGACTGGGCTCTGTCGGATTTTGCCGCGGATGTGCGGGCTCCCACTCCTTCGGCAGCGGCGGAGATGCTCTGCGTGAACGCCGAGGAGCTGCGCAGCAGGGTCCTCACCGCCGGACGGGTGATCATACAGTCCTTCGGTGAACTCCGGCGGCGGATGATCATCGCCCTGAAACCGTTCCGTCCCGAACTCCTGGAGGACAGTTTCCGCAGGCTCACCCAGCCCCACCAGCTTGCCCTGGACGATAACCGTGAACGGCTCCTGGAGGGGATGCAGCGCTATCTTGAACGGCGCAAAACCCGGCTGGAGGGGGCTTTCCGGGAGTTGAAGGCCTGTGACCCCTATGATGTACTGAACCGCGGCTACGCCATCGTCAGAGATCATGAGAACCGGGTGGTTTCCCGGGCGGGAGCATTGAAAACCGGCAGCGACATCCGGGTTCAGTTCCGGGACGGCATGGCTGAGGGAAATATCCGAAACATCAATACAAACGCCGGAATCAACACTGAAACAACTGCCACAAAAAATGCCAGAAAAACCGACAGAAAAACCGACAGAAAAACTGCCAAAAAAACTGACAGAAACAAAACAGAGGACAACGAATGA
- a CDS encoding spiro-SPASM protein: MKNSGPSQRVFPVVNFSHPRTVKLDTAHLQKLATFLRRFVESHDSVHPRLILIVSPEEIRSSREQAEITEFETLISTIDGLSVKTAPIPGTAENEAAGRHTGKKAPMSSLLKTMEHHVGEGYSPESEELPPAVFHFWADAAFLNLQVNSEILGLHETYLSEYVFAEGFPGGVSGVLVSREIFPKLIQDAGELPATRDGFFNVILKDINAYDIETVVSPADLRMLRLELYRDRTLNSLICDSLSPFLNEHTTAEDLCAVIEENRSAYRSLPAHIMLEISGSRRQHPSYLPSGGNDSVPESDASAGDPTAAAEDVSVKNFRSILDSIVKLVEDPVITLGARNEPALHRDFPGILSAAAEYTDKVSFVIETSGIGWTPRAVEALNGLPRESVNLIVCLDAVDPQLYAALRGSGYEEAMGFIDLCIRELNCGLYVQAVRMKDNEEHLMNFYNHWKGRDVEVIIQKYNDFSQTLPDRKVTDLSPLNRHECWHLKRELYIRLDGEVFACPNHALIPGEETFNFGNVYTDNMNSIWEAGRHLYLRHLEDDLPEVCRKCDEWYTFNF; encoded by the coding sequence ATGAAAAACTCCGGCCCGTCTCAGAGGGTCTTCCCCGTTGTAAACTTTTCCCATCCCCGAACCGTGAAACTGGACACGGCGCATTTACAGAAGCTGGCTACATTCCTCCGGCGCTTTGTGGAGAGCCATGATTCGGTTCACCCCCGTCTCATCCTTATTGTCTCGCCGGAAGAAATCCGGAGCTCCAGGGAACAGGCGGAAATTACCGAATTTGAAACGCTTATTTCCACCATTGACGGATTGAGTGTAAAAACGGCTCCAATACCCGGCACAGCCGAAAATGAGGCTGCCGGACGGCATACGGGGAAAAAGGCTCCCATGAGCTCACTTCTCAAGACCATGGAGCATCACGTCGGGGAGGGCTATTCCCCGGAAAGCGAAGAGCTGCCCCCGGCGGTTTTTCATTTCTGGGCGGACGCAGCCTTTCTGAACCTCCAGGTGAACTCGGAGATTCTCGGGCTTCATGAAACCTACCTGAGCGAATATGTGTTTGCCGAAGGGTTTCCCGGCGGAGTTTCCGGGGTTCTGGTGAGCAGGGAGATATTTCCCAAGCTGATTCAGGATGCCGGAGAGCTTCCGGCAACACGGGACGGGTTTTTCAACGTGATTCTTAAGGATATTAACGCATACGATATTGAAACCGTGGTATCCCCGGCGGATCTGCGGATGCTCAGACTTGAGCTCTATCGGGATCGAACCCTGAATTCGCTGATCTGCGATTCCCTGAGCCCCTTCCTGAATGAGCACACCACGGCTGAAGATCTGTGCGCGGTAATTGAAGAAAACCGCAGCGCCTACCGCAGCCTCCCTGCCCACATCATGCTTGAAATAAGCGGAAGCCGGAGGCAGCATCCCTCGTATCTCCCATCCGGCGGTAATGACTCCGTACCGGAGAGCGACGCTTCTGCGGGTGACCCTACGGCGGCCGCCGAAGATGTGAGCGTGAAGAACTTCCGCAGCATTCTGGATTCAATTGTGAAGCTTGTGGAAGATCCGGTGATCACATTAGGCGCCCGGAACGAACCGGCACTTCACCGGGACTTCCCCGGGATTCTTTCCGCTGCCGCCGAATATACCGATAAAGTATCGTTTGTCATTGAAACTTCGGGTATCGGGTGGACCCCCCGGGCCGTGGAAGCTCTTAACGGGCTGCCCCGGGAATCCGTGAATCTCATCGTCTGTCTGGACGCCGTGGACCCTCAGCTCTATGCAGCCCTGAGAGGCAGCGGCTATGAAGAGGCAATGGGATTCATCGATCTGTGCATTCGTGAACTGAATTGCGGTTTGTATGTTCAGGCTGTGCGGATGAAGGATAATGAAGAGCATCTCATGAATTTCTATAATCACTGGAAGGGAAGGGATGTGGAGGTGATTATCCAGAAATACAACGATTTTTCTCAAACTCTTCCTGACCGGAAGGTGACGGATCTGTCTCCGCTGAACCGTCATGAATGCTGGCATCTGAAGCGGGAACTATACATCAGACTGGATGGTGAGGTGTTTGCCTGCCCGAATCATGCTCTCATACCCGGAGAGGAAACATTCAATTTCGGCAATGTGTATACCGACAATATGAACAGCATATGGGAGGCAGGCAGGCATCTGTATCTCCGGCATCTGGAAGATGATCTGCCGGAAGTGTGCCGAAAATGTGATGAGTGGTATACCTTCAACTTTTAA
- a CDS encoding methyltransferase domain-containing protein, which produces MEQTNGVILIPALELRNGSGHLARMIRLHMELENSLLYIPHTMQENLQKQFPELKECRSIGDLEEPNLPAPELYVIDMPEIEYSYLMKLKERAPVVAVDLGGEGRSYADYLLDTLPYPGTRHHRKYFGNGKASYPSLPRIPGLGALSSFVNGEAANFYDPGLLRPKPAGSENTSVRRSADRKSEEQGLENILVSFGGSDPGNLTRSFVNLLQTHEFLRSVTGSIIYPRRLKDSALPDLPRGWSWMEPVDDLSTRFPRYDLLICAYGLSAWEAQFSGLPVLILDASDYHRRLSVLSGFLSVPPDSLETAADQLRFPALREQLRSQADRVAAIPASSLGETIRSIRPHGNSCCPCCGNMGPNPIISRSRNRSYSACSRCGTVYLFRVTSDSFTYDESYFFSQYREQYGKTYIEDFQHIKSMGEERLKHIQKQLHPGEEQPSILDIGCAYGPFLQAAREAGFLCSGIDISPDAVEYVNSVLQIPAQSGDISDPEFRNSFGENQFSAVTMWYVIEHFPELGDILGWIRKILKPWGIFAISTPSNRGISGRMNLSAFLQNGPEDHYSVWNPRQADELGRFYSFMLAESRSTGHHPERFPSPFSLPWLKGLSMAASRAMDLGDSFEAYFINIPEQE; this is translated from the coding sequence ATGGAACAGACCAACGGCGTAATTCTCATCCCTGCTCTGGAGCTTCGCAACGGTAGCGGTCATCTTGCCCGGATGATCCGCCTGCATATGGAACTGGAAAACTCCCTGCTGTATATTCCACACACAATGCAGGAGAATCTTCAGAAGCAGTTTCCTGAGCTGAAAGAGTGCAGAAGCATCGGTGACCTGGAAGAGCCGAATCTTCCGGCGCCGGAACTGTATGTCATAGATATGCCGGAAATTGAATATTCATATCTGATGAAACTGAAGGAGCGGGCACCGGTTGTGGCGGTGGATCTCGGCGGGGAAGGGCGCAGCTACGCCGATTATCTTCTGGACACCCTCCCATACCCCGGGACCCGGCATCACAGAAAGTACTTCGGGAACGGAAAGGCCTCATATCCGTCGCTTCCCCGAATCCCGGGCCTGGGGGCGCTGTCATCCTTCGTCAACGGGGAAGCAGCGAACTTCTACGATCCCGGATTACTCCGGCCCAAACCAGCGGGTTCGGAAAATACCTCTGTTCGCCGTTCAGCTGACCGGAAGAGTGAAGAACAGGGATTGGAAAACATTCTGGTAAGCTTCGGAGGAAGCGATCCGGGAAATCTCACCCGGAGTTTTGTGAACCTTCTCCAGACACATGAATTCCTGCGCTCGGTCACAGGAAGCATAATTTATCCCCGCAGACTGAAGGACAGCGCTCTCCCGGATCTTCCACGGGGCTGGAGCTGGATGGAACCGGTGGATGATCTCAGCACCCGTTTTCCCCGATATGACCTGTTGATCTGTGCCTACGGTCTCAGCGCCTGGGAGGCCCAGTTCAGCGGGTTGCCTGTTCTGATTCTGGACGCCTCGGATTATCATCGCAGGCTTTCGGTACTTTCGGGCTTTCTCTCAGTCCCTCCGGACAGCCTTGAAACCGCAGCGGACCAGCTCAGGTTTCCTGCGCTCAGGGAACAGCTCAGATCCCAGGCTGACCGGGTTGCCGCAATTCCTGCATCATCCCTGGGAGAGACCATCCGCAGCATCCGTCCCCATGGTAACTCCTGCTGCCCCTGCTGCGGCAACATGGGACCGAACCCTATTATATCCCGCTCCAGGAACCGCAGCTATTCGGCATGCTCCCGCTGCGGTACGGTGTATCTTTTCCGTGTAACATCCGACAGTTTTACCTACGATGAGAGCTATTTTTTCAGCCAGTACAGGGAGCAGTACGGGAAAACCTATATTGAGGACTTTCAGCATATCAAAAGCATGGGCGAAGAGCGGCTGAAGCATATTCAGAAGCAGCTGCACCCAGGGGAAGAACAGCCTTCAATCCTGGATATCGGCTGCGCCTACGGTCCATTTCTCCAGGCGGCCCGGGAGGCGGGGTTTTTGTGCAGCGGCATAGATATCAGCCCCGACGCCGTTGAGTATGTGAACTCTGTGTTACAGATTCCCGCCCAAAGCGGTGATATCTCAGATCCCGAATTCCGGAACAGCTTCGGCGAAAATCAGTTTTCTGCGGTTACCATGTGGTATGTGATTGAACATTTTCCCGAATTGGGAGACATTCTTGGCTGGATTCGGAAGATATTGAAGCCCTGGGGGATTTTTGCAATTTCCACCCCCAGCAACCGGGGAATCAGCGGACGCATGAATCTTTCCGCATTTCTTCAGAATGGACCTGAGGATCATTACAGTGTGTGGAATCCCCGGCAGGCCGATGAGCTGGGCAGATTTTACAGTTTCATGCTTGCAGAAAGCCGCTCCACCGGGCATCACCCCGAGCGCTTTCCTTCTCCCTTTTCATTACCCTGGTTGAAGGGGCTGAGCATGGCAGCCAGCCGTGCCATGGATTTAGGCGACAGTTTTGAAGCCTATTTCATCAATATTCCCGAACAAGAATAA
- a CDS encoding DUF192 domain-containing protein, whose translation MKPHFAASAAAFVFITLISVSCAGDTQEYYPLKVGDTVFQVELARTPEERAQGLMFRRELDPDKGMLFIFEEPQQLSFWMKNTYIDLSIAYIDSDGVIIDILDMEALSEASVRSSTEVQYALELRQGAFDENGIFPGDSVDFSTIPLN comes from the coding sequence ATGAAACCCCACTTCGCCGCTTCTGCGGCAGCTTTTGTATTCATTACCCTGATATCCGTTTCCTGTGCCGGCGACACCCAGGAATATTACCCCTTGAAGGTGGGAGACACGGTGTTCCAGGTGGAACTTGCCCGCACGCCCGAGGAACGGGCCCAGGGCCTGATGTTCCGGCGGGAACTGGACCCAGACAAGGGCATGCTTTTTATATTCGAAGAACCGCAGCAGCTGTCATTCTGGATGAAAAACACCTATATCGATTTGAGCATCGCCTATATCGATTCAGACGGGGTGATTATCGATATTCTGGACATGGAGGCTCTCAGCGAAGCTTCGGTCCGCAGCTCCACGGAGGTTCAGTACGCACTGGAACTCCGCCAGGGTGCCTTCGATGAAAACGGCATTTTCCCGGGAGATTCAGTTGATTTTTCCACCATCCCCCTCAACTGA
- a CDS encoding potassium channel family protein, with protein MAGRNRKIVDLKAFLQTVRGLFHDFRRERLFSLLMVFFAVVIFGGILVFFTERFMDAESYDSPFDALWWGIVTLTTVGYGDYAPASIPARLLAVLMMLTGVVITSILSGTIASIYVERKIREGKGLQDINYKDHVVILGWNRYARGLIESLTSQFAQEDLRVALVNEMTPKHSTSSG; from the coding sequence ATGGCAGGACGGAATCGTAAAATAGTGGATCTCAAGGCATTTTTACAGACTGTCCGCGGTCTCTTCCACGATTTTCGAAGGGAGCGTCTGTTCTCCCTGCTCATGGTGTTCTTTGCGGTGGTAATTTTCGGCGGAATTCTGGTTTTTTTTACCGAGAGGTTCATGGATGCGGAAAGCTACGATTCGCCCTTCGACGCTTTGTGGTGGGGAATAGTAACCCTTACCACCGTAGGGTACGGAGACTATGCCCCGGCATCCATTCCGGCCCGACTGCTGGCGGTGCTGATGATGCTCACCGGAGTGGTGATCACCAGCATATTGTCGGGTACCATCGCATCCATCTACGTGGAACGGAAAATACGGGAGGGTAAAGGTTTGCAGGATATCAACTACAAGGATCATGTCGTTATTCTCGGCTGGAACCGATATGCCCGGGGACTCATAGAATCCCTGACATCACAGTTCGCCCAGGAGGATCTGCGGGTGGCTCTGGTGAACGAAATGACCCCGAAGCATTCGACGAGCTCCGGGTGA